A section of the Roseivirga sp. BDSF3-8 genome encodes:
- a CDS encoding PKD domain-containing protein: MVNQLLSICVGLLCMLVSVTSFGAKPLGSGDPAPVLYLLKDGIPITTPSASDREDVCTSDSVTIFVTGGVLDELQVFRGNGSDWTDDIYPKEVNGGITFKIWASSGNFGLRVKNCKDDGETGGTDPCDDEAFSLLYLNGVDAPTVSFDAAPYAVTAGQSIDLNAEVTTSGGSGDLVFSGYGVSDDGAGNYTFSSAATGSFDVAVTYTLNGCVSAEATATFTVTASAGDPVLYIIDENGNFITNDSGSREVLCVGGTRNFAVANGINSELRCFVGGSEITKTFTESGDYNYFTLTGVNTGNTTVTVRNCNDDSGESDICSDETNSNTIYLSIENPPSLSFSSTTHNYTTGSAAITLDETIVDESPTGGDLTFSGNLVQYDGTNYFFDPVKAGTYAITATYSEGGCTSTATQNFVVSDGPELFFLNKNGTLVSNNSAVNREEVCVSEQLTFLAKGVVESSVKIYINYLGTDYELTPDSKVESGEYVYIKVTLNNNDGNRYIFVEDGGLESNYIYLHKNNNPTANFKSGIKTSYASTDGNENLTAMSDDDLAAGTASFSGNGVYESGGIYYFSPSGLSGDHTITYTYTDNTTGCSDTATRTFNVTNEQSADPELYILKNDVLISNTAATATSYCKGDVLTLMAVNGNSTNTYLYRNGSQRSSLRPTDVSGGAIFTLTLNSATNYEFFVRNCENSDGTSCGSAVSSDTVHVSINDLPPASWDASLQGTYADTESRITLNNFAVVPTGGTLSFTGPGVYQDGNTYYFYPNVVGNHSVTLVYTSDSGCTNTADQVFSVYDADATTSAPNLASDYCITSVTPQSIDVILSSDFAFIQYDWSSYSTTCERRYSYTRVVNSIYIYDQNGSQRTLPGGSWNNTTKAWEGATLDIASLGLVPGRSYSLYANYTRTTSYDFRNKSGQICSTTQSDAATTYDTYVKGFYLKEQPVVDFFVNDGSVSGPLAGTYCFGSTDTFINPTLNGGTETYDPSYWSFSLIDLADTSDLSTYITGNRLSLSTLPPGDYGLTVNYAGSQILCDGTSGQRNFSISAQPATVVSDITVTNTSITPEVEYCEGESTRTWGIEVAGSPLVLSDLSGFSISPDPGTQALELISDTLYFHPDSLKAGFNYIFTYAYMYGGCNWEQDWEVFINPTPVPSFSGLVSEYCLDENPLVLSPGKGFLNGDFSLYTAGDSAITTVDGNPVFDVINELTYFFPEYLSVGEYKITYAIQDQNGCYGVSEPQAFSIRQPPQATYTYENVCFNDTLVFTPDILINPDPADTIGYTFRWDFGDGTFSESPIARKPVDFVGNKFVTLYVNDDLGCVGSFSQEVTTFPLPESDFTAFGFCSGHTTYLDATDAFNQNLSDGLTVVNYIWDFGDGTSLATAEPTVTHTFATAGRKDISLTVETEQGCIGSKTKAYFIYPVISGLSYYEDFEAYDAATTGWVNSSITQTEENSWQLHYADSTGYVWQTNANNTIYANNEQSYIESPCFDGSGLTDPVLALDIWRDIDEGADGAILLYSVNGGLTWNILGDTDSGINWYNGESILGVPGGEVNDSRRIGWTGTDSTWFRSRLSLIDVLNAGTTDTLYDGTFRFRMALGTNADNPGNDFDGFGFDNVYMGNKNRRVVLEHFAERSNTAAVSDAATVAAYADSRSDIIHMQYAIPDGTGSHVVRDGSQSARAYYYGISDGPVSVVDGRYMDISRSFMDWGLKNYSQESLVAAPYDLSISYSGGTGGDPLTIDVNILRNDQQEARGTVVGPVYLHTMLVKNSEVVDGEELRNLFMAAVPDAGGVRIEGDWLEGSARSETITLEYTPEENIGAGEWSILVFVQGGDNFGELNQYGRPVYQVHQAAIEPIGQSLEPAVVSGLDDEVNSGKLKIYPVPARDQLILDFGDILEADISYKLTDNLGRILREGHGRRGLDSHELSVADLDNGTYQIWIAQEGKKSVMRQLLILR, from the coding sequence ATGGTAAATCAGCTACTTTCCATATGTGTAGGGCTGCTCTGCATGCTTGTCTCCGTTACTTCTTTTGGAGCTAAACCCCTTGGTAGCGGAGACCCCGCACCTGTATTGTACTTGCTGAAGGACGGTATCCCGATCACTACACCTTCAGCCTCTGACCGAGAGGACGTCTGTACTTCTGACTCCGTCACTATTTTTGTGACAGGTGGTGTGTTAGATGAGCTGCAGGTATTCAGAGGAAATGGCTCTGACTGGACGGATGACATATACCCTAAAGAAGTCAATGGGGGAATCACCTTTAAGATATGGGCCTCTTCGGGTAATTTTGGGTTGCGAGTGAAAAACTGTAAGGATGATGGAGAAACAGGCGGGACCGATCCTTGCGATGACGAAGCTTTCAGCCTCCTGTACCTGAATGGGGTAGACGCCCCAACGGTCAGTTTTGATGCAGCTCCATATGCTGTTACCGCAGGACAGTCAATAGACCTGAATGCCGAGGTGACCACCAGCGGCGGAAGCGGGGACCTTGTATTCTCCGGCTATGGAGTGTCTGATGATGGTGCGGGCAATTATACCTTTTCCTCTGCCGCCACGGGATCATTTGATGTCGCTGTAACATACACCCTGAATGGTTGTGTTTCTGCTGAAGCTACGGCCACATTTACAGTCACTGCCAGTGCGGGAGATCCTGTATTATATATTATAGATGAAAACGGCAACTTCATTACCAACGATTCGGGTAGCAGAGAGGTGTTGTGTGTAGGGGGTACCAGGAACTTTGCTGTGGCAAACGGCATAAATTCTGAATTGAGATGCTTCGTGGGAGGCTCTGAGATTACCAAAACGTTTACCGAATCAGGCGACTATAATTACTTTACGCTAACGGGGGTTAATACTGGTAATACGACCGTAACAGTCAGAAATTGTAATGATGATTCCGGAGAGTCTGATATCTGCAGTGATGAGACAAATAGCAATACCATATATCTTTCGATTGAAAACCCTCCCTCTCTTTCTTTTTCTTCCACCACCCATAACTATACTACGGGCAGCGCGGCAATCACGCTGGATGAGACAATTGTAGATGAAAGCCCTACAGGGGGGGACCTTACCTTCAGCGGTAATCTTGTACAGTATGATGGCACCAATTATTTTTTTGATCCCGTCAAAGCAGGTACGTATGCTATAACTGCTACTTATTCTGAAGGAGGCTGTACTTCTACTGCCACGCAGAATTTTGTGGTATCTGACGGCCCTGAACTGTTCTTCCTTAATAAGAACGGAACTCTTGTTTCTAATAACAGCGCTGTAAATAGAGAAGAGGTATGCGTAAGCGAGCAATTGACATTTCTGGCAAAAGGTGTGGTTGAGTCCAGTGTGAAAATTTATATCAACTACCTGGGGACAGACTACGAGCTTACTCCGGACAGCAAAGTAGAATCAGGGGAATACGTATACATAAAAGTTACCCTCAATAATAATGATGGTAACCGCTATATTTTTGTAGAAGACGGGGGACTGGAAAGTAACTACATCTACTTACATAAGAACAATAACCCTACGGCCAATTTTAAGTCAGGCATCAAAACCTCCTATGCTTCCACAGATGGGAACGAGAACCTGACTGCCATGTCTGACGATGACCTTGCGGCCGGTACAGCTTCGTTTAGCGGTAATGGTGTATACGAATCCGGCGGAATTTATTACTTCTCTCCATCCGGCCTATCCGGTGATCACACCATCACCTATACCTATACGGATAATACCACTGGCTGCTCAGATACGGCCACAAGAACATTTAACGTAACCAATGAGCAAAGTGCTGATCCGGAGCTGTATATCCTGAAAAATGATGTACTGATATCCAATACTGCAGCAACTGCTACAAGCTATTGTAAAGGCGATGTACTGACACTCATGGCCGTGAACGGGAACTCTACCAATACTTACCTCTACAGGAATGGTTCTCAGCGATCCAGCCTAAGGCCTACTGATGTGAGTGGCGGTGCTATCTTCACACTGACACTCAATTCTGCCACGAATTATGAATTCTTCGTAAGAAACTGCGAAAACAGCGATGGTACCAGTTGTGGCAGTGCCGTATCTTCAGATACTGTACATGTAAGTATAAATGATTTGCCCCCCGCATCCTGGGACGCCAGTCTGCAAGGCACCTATGCTGACACAGAGTCACGGATTACCTTAAATAATTTTGCGGTTGTACCTACGGGGGGCACTTTGTCGTTTACCGGCCCTGGTGTTTATCAGGATGGTAATACTTACTATTTTTACCCTAATGTGGTAGGAAACCATAGTGTAACGTTGGTATATACTTCAGATTCGGGTTGTACTAATACGGCCGATCAGGTCTTTAGCGTGTATGATGCTGATGCTACCACCTCTGCGCCTAACCTTGCATCAGATTACTGTATCACCTCAGTTACGCCTCAGTCCATTGATGTGATCCTGTCATCGGATTTTGCTTTTATACAGTATGACTGGAGCAGCTACTCCACCACCTGTGAGCGCAGATACAGCTACACCCGGGTAGTTAATAGCATATATATATATGATCAGAATGGCTCTCAGCGTACCCTTCCGGGAGGTAGCTGGAATAATACCACCAAAGCATGGGAAGGGGCTACCCTTGATATAGCGAGTCTGGGGCTGGTGCCGGGCAGATCTTATTCACTCTATGCCAACTATACCCGGACTACCAGCTATGATTTCAGAAATAAATCTGGCCAAATTTGTTCTACGACTCAGTCTGATGCAGCCACTACCTACGATACCTATGTGAAAGGGTTCTATCTGAAGGAGCAGCCTGTTGTAGACTTTTTCGTAAATGATGGCTCTGTCTCGGGTCCTTTGGCTGGCACTTACTGTTTTGGTTCTACTGATACGTTTATTAATCCGACACTAAATGGGGGGACAGAAACCTACGATCCATCTTACTGGTCATTCAGCCTGATAGACCTGGCTGATACCTCTGATCTTTCAACTTATATCACAGGCAACCGTCTTTCCTTATCTACCCTGCCTCCTGGCGACTATGGTCTTACAGTAAATTATGCCGGCTCGCAGATACTATGTGACGGTACCTCCGGGCAACGAAACTTTTCAATTTCGGCTCAGCCGGCAACGGTCGTAAGTGATATTACGGTGACTAACACTTCCATTACCCCCGAGGTGGAATACTGCGAAGGGGAAAGTACCCGTACCTGGGGGATAGAAGTAGCTGGCAGCCCTTTAGTACTTAGCGACCTGAGCGGATTCAGCATTAGTCCTGATCCGGGAACACAGGCCCTGGAGCTGATCAGTGATACACTCTATTTTCACCCTGACAGCCTGAAGGCAGGGTTTAATTACATCTTTACGTATGCTTACATGTATGGAGGATGTAATTGGGAGCAGGATTGGGAAGTGTTTATCAACCCAACGCCAGTGCCATCATTCTCAGGATTGGTGAGCGAATATTGCCTGGATGAAAACCCACTGGTACTTTCACCTGGTAAAGGGTTTCTAAATGGGGACTTCAGCCTGTATACTGCAGGGGACAGTGCCATTACTACAGTAGACGGGAACCCTGTCTTCGATGTCATAAATGAGCTTACCTACTTTTTCCCTGAATATCTTTCTGTAGGTGAATATAAGATTACCTATGCTATACAGGATCAGAATGGCTGCTATGGAGTGTCAGAACCGCAGGCTTTCAGTATAAGACAGCCACCACAGGCCACCTATACTTATGAGAATGTGTGTTTTAACGATACGCTGGTATTCACCCCTGATATTCTGATTAATCCTGACCCTGCTGATACTATCGGCTACACGTTCCGCTGGGATTTTGGTGACGGAACTTTCTCAGAGAGTCCGATTGCAAGAAAACCGGTGGATTTTGTCGGAAATAAGTTTGTTACCCTGTATGTAAATGATGACTTAGGGTGTGTTGGGTCATTCTCACAGGAGGTAACTACCTTTCCACTGCCCGAATCTGACTTTACGGCCTTTGGCTTCTGTAGCGGTCATACTACCTACCTGGATGCTACTGATGCCTTTAATCAGAATTTGAGCGATGGCCTTACTGTAGTGAACTACATCTGGGATTTCGGAGACGGCACTTCGCTTGCCACTGCAGAGCCTACGGTTACTCACACCTTTGCCACTGCCGGTAGAAAGGACATAAGCCTGACTGTTGAAACGGAACAGGGATGTATTGGCTCCAAAACGAAAGCCTATTTCATTTATCCTGTCATAAGCGGGCTATCGTATTACGAAGATTTTGAAGCATACGATGCGGCCACCACAGGCTGGGTAAACAGTAGCATAACGCAGACTGAGGAAAATAGCTGGCAACTACACTATGCTGATTCTACGGGCTATGTGTGGCAAACCAATGCTAACAATACGATTTACGCTAACAATGAACAGTCATATATTGAGAGTCCTTGTTTCGATGGTAGCGGACTGACAGATCCGGTTTTGGCGCTGGACATCTGGAGGGATATTGACGAAGGGGCGGATGGCGCCATATTACTGTATAGTGTCAACGGGGGGCTCACCTGGAATATCCTGGGAGATACTGATAGCGGCATCAACTGGTATAATGGCGAAAGTATTCTTGGCGTGCCTGGTGGCGAGGTAAATGACTCCCGCCGAATTGGCTGGACGGGTACGGACAGTACCTGGTTTCGCAGTCGCCTTAGCCTTATAGATGTATTAAATGCGGGCACCACCGATACCCTGTATGACGGCACATTCAGATTCCGGATGGCTCTGGGTACCAATGCGGATAACCCGGGCAATGATTTCGATGGCTTTGGCTTCGATAATGTCTACATGGGCAATAAGAACCGCCGGGTAGTGCTCGAGCACTTTGCAGAAAGGAGCAACACTGCGGCCGTATCTGATGCCGCCACCGTAGCTGCCTATGCGGATAGCCGTTCCGATATTATCCACATGCAGTATGCCATACCCGACGGCACCGGTAGCCATGTGGTTCGCGATGGTAGCCAGAGCGCACGAGCTTATTACTATGGTATCTCTGATGGCCCCGTTTCGGTAGTAGACGGCCGTTATATGGATATAAGCCGTTCGTTTATGGATTGGGGCTTGAAAAACTACAGCCAGGAAAGTCTTGTGGCAGCCCCTTACGATCTTAGCATAAGCTATTCAGGAGGCACCGGCGGTGATCCGCTCACTATAGATGTAAACATACTGAGAAATGACCAGCAGGAGGCGCGCGGCACCGTTGTGGGGCCGGTATATCTACATACTATGCTGGTGAAAAACAGTGAAGTAGTTGATGGTGAAGAGCTTCGAAACCTGTTTATGGCCGCTGTACCGGATGCCGGTGGCGTTAGGATAGAGGGTGACTGGCTGGAAGGTAGCGCCCGTAGCGAAACCATCACCCTTGAATACACCCCCGAAGAAAATATTGGGGCCGGCGAGTGGAGTATCCTGGTCTTTGTGCAGGGCGGTGATAATTTTGGCGAACTTAATCAATACGGAAGACCAGTGTACCAGGTGCATCAGGCGGCTATAGAGCCTATAGGTCAGAGCCTGGAGCCAGCCGTGGTAAGCGGTCTTGATGACGAGGTAAACAGCGGAAAACTAAAAATCTATCCTGTACCTGCCCGCGATCAGCTTATTCTGGACTTTGGTGATATTCTGGAAGCAGATATTAGCTACAAGCTTACGGACAACCTCGGGCGCATACTGCGTGAGGGTCATGGGAGAAGAGGCCTGGATAGTCATGAGCTTTCCGTAGCGGACCTGGATAATGGTACTTACCAGATCTGGATCGCCCAGGAAGGCAAAAAGTCGGTCATGCGCCAATTACTTATATTACGATAA
- a CDS encoding DUF5689 domain-containing protein — protein MIKNLLLAFCFMVLTNSVLSSAQAQSVFINEIHYDNVSTDTNEGVEVAGPEGTDLSAYSIVLYNGNGGGQYNTVPLSGTLSNQEGGFGTAFFGISGIQNGGPDGIVLIEGSTVIQFLSYEGSFQATDGPASGMTSTDIGVAETFETPAGQSLQLEGSGTVYSDFTWTGPIESTYNMVNTGQTFGDGTPGGGGGDDGGSDVPAVAFINEIHYDNSGSDINEGVEIAGLAGLDLSGWSLVAYNGNGGSPYNTISLNGVLADDSNGWGFQFYAISGLQNGSPDGIALVDGEGSVVQFLSYEGAFVAVGGPADGMSSEDIGVSESSGTDTGFSLQLEGTGAAYADFTWGGPVPSTYGAINSGQTLIAPEPVLFVNEVHYDNSGSDVGEGIEVAGTAGTDLAGYSLVLYNGNGGGPYNTVALSGTIPSQDNGYGTLFFAISGLQNGSPDGFALVDSEGSVIQFLSYEGAFVAVGGPADGLTSEDLGVSESSGTEVGFSLQLTGTGSAYVDFVWDGPFASTYGEVNTGQSFGGEVDPEPESDTVSIATARTLTFGTEVVVCGTLTATDQFGGPAFIEDATGGIAVFDSQIHGDGNFAIGDSICIKASVGAFNDQVQLVDVTELTDLGAATPVQPAVVTIDQLGAVEGQLVTLEGVTFSNSGVFFPNSNYSISDATGTTDVRIDADVESLVGTVIPEAGTTVTGVVGSFRGSLQVLPRFESDIPEAMPYVPEGSNIDPALTLDVATWNMEFFGATQNNFGPNNVQLQLENAVTIINELNADIIAVQEVSDDALLATLASMLEGNFATMCSDVYSFSFQPDDGTFPPQKLCYIYNTDVVTVLNDRVVFDEFYTELRTSGDTSLLPGYPDDLEGFWASGRLPYLLEVEANVAGVTEEVTLVNIHAVSNSRGLQNLARRTYDVQVLKDTLDTYYGDDQVIILGDYNDDVDEPVLDEATTEPSPYEIFVNDPDYKVVTKSLSEAGLRTFVFQDNVIDHITISDELYPDYIEGSEQILIPFNLVFNYANTTSDHIPVLTRFELIEPLEVSIDGDLIVYSGYGPEECTTLTANVTGGRGEYSYKWSNGDTTASIQVCPETTTTYTLVVEDERGNIQEVSVTVCAIDATCGNGRGKQKLNLCWNIKNFLYVQLCLPEHLADFFISRGANIGACFAEEQCSGDLMMARTGASVDYLDIDSELSITPNPVSGKAEIQFVVLEEGRTTISVLGSDGRVVRTLHDAAETFGTVSTVELQAGDYKPGIYFVQMATSSGEVFTSKFVVTR, from the coding sequence ATGATTAAAAATTTACTTTTAGCATTCTGCTTTATGGTATTGACAAATAGTGTGCTGAGCTCTGCTCAGGCCCAGTCTGTGTTTATCAATGAGATACACTATGACAATGTCAGTACCGACACCAACGAGGGGGTAGAGGTAGCGGGACCTGAGGGTACCGACCTGTCTGCATACTCCATCGTCCTTTATAATGGAAACGGCGGCGGTCAATACAATACCGTTCCCCTTTCAGGTACCCTGAGCAACCAGGAGGGAGGCTTTGGAACGGCCTTTTTCGGTATATCAGGCATCCAAAATGGTGGCCCTGACGGCATAGTCCTAATAGAAGGCTCCACTGTCATACAATTTCTGAGCTATGAAGGCTCATTCCAGGCGACGGATGGTCCTGCCTCAGGAATGACCAGCACCGACATTGGCGTGGCTGAAACTTTCGAAACACCTGCCGGCCAAAGCCTGCAGCTCGAAGGTAGCGGTACAGTCTACTCTGATTTTACCTGGACAGGACCTATCGAGTCAACATACAACATGGTCAATACCGGCCAGACTTTCGGAGATGGTACTCCCGGTGGTGGCGGAGGTGACGATGGCGGTAGCGATGTGCCTGCCGTGGCTTTCATCAATGAAATCCACTATGATAATAGCGGGTCAGACATAAATGAAGGTGTTGAAATAGCCGGCCTTGCCGGTCTTGACCTGAGCGGTTGGTCGCTTGTAGCCTACAATGGTAATGGGGGCTCACCCTACAACACCATAAGCCTTAATGGCGTACTGGCTGACGACAGCAATGGCTGGGGCTTTCAGTTTTACGCTATCAGCGGCCTGCAGAATGGCAGCCCTGATGGTATTGCCCTGGTAGATGGAGAAGGCTCTGTCGTGCAGTTCCTGAGCTACGAAGGCGCGTTTGTCGCTGTAGGAGGCCCTGCTGATGGCATGAGCAGCGAAGACATCGGTGTTTCTGAGTCTTCAGGAACAGATACTGGTTTTTCATTACAATTAGAAGGCACCGGAGCCGCATATGCCGACTTTACCTGGGGGGGCCCTGTTCCTTCAACATACGGAGCTATCAACTCAGGCCAGACCCTTATTGCGCCTGAGCCTGTACTTTTCGTAAACGAAGTACATTATGATAATAGCGGCTCTGACGTGGGTGAGGGTATAGAAGTTGCCGGTACAGCCGGAACCGACCTTGCCGGATATAGCCTTGTCCTTTACAATGGTAACGGTGGAGGTCCATACAACACAGTGGCTCTATCAGGTACTATTCCTTCACAGGATAACGGATATGGCACACTTTTCTTTGCCATCAGTGGCCTGCAGAATGGCAGTCCTGACGGTTTTGCCTTGGTTGATAGCGAAGGCAGCGTAATTCAGTTTTTGAGCTACGAAGGCGCGTTTGTCGCTGTAGGTGGTCCTGCTGACGGACTTACCAGTGAGGATCTTGGTGTTAGCGAAAGCTCAGGCACCGAGGTGGGTTTTTCGCTACAGCTTACCGGAACGGGGTCTGCGTATGTAGATTTCGTATGGGACGGCCCGTTTGCAAGTACCTATGGTGAAGTAAATACCGGCCAGTCATTTGGCGGTGAAGTTGATCCCGAGCCAGAATCTGACACTGTGTCTATTGCCACAGCGCGTACCCTCACTTTCGGTACGGAGGTGGTTGTTTGCGGTACCCTTACCGCGACTGATCAGTTTGGTGGTCCTGCGTTTATAGAAGATGCCACTGGAGGAATAGCTGTATTTGACAGCCAGATTCACGGTGACGGTAATTTTGCTATCGGTGACAGCATTTGCATCAAAGCCTCTGTTGGCGCGTTTAACGATCAGGTGCAGTTAGTAGATGTAACTGAACTGACAGATCTTGGTGCAGCCACACCGGTTCAGCCTGCTGTGGTAACAATCGATCAGCTCGGCGCAGTAGAAGGACAGCTCGTAACCCTCGAAGGAGTTACATTCAGTAATAGCGGTGTGTTCTTCCCTAATAGCAATTACTCTATCAGTGATGCCACAGGCACTACCGATGTGAGAATTGACGCGGATGTGGAAAGCCTGGTGGGTACTGTAATTCCCGAAGCAGGTACCACAGTAACTGGTGTGGTAGGTAGCTTCCGTGGTAGTCTTCAGGTACTGCCCCGGTTCGAATCAGACATACCTGAGGCAATGCCTTACGTGCCGGAAGGAAGCAACATTGATCCTGCGCTTACGCTGGATGTAGCTACCTGGAACATGGAGTTTTTCGGTGCTACTCAGAATAACTTCGGTCCTAATAATGTACAGCTTCAGTTAGAAAATGCCGTTACGATTATTAATGAGCTGAATGCTGATATAATAGCCGTACAGGAAGTGAGTGACGATGCCCTTCTTGCTACCCTCGCGTCTATGCTAGAGGGCAACTTTGCGACTATGTGCTCTGACGTGTATTCGTTCAGCTTCCAGCCTGACGACGGTACCTTCCCTCCTCAGAAGCTATGCTACATCTATAATACGGATGTGGTAACAGTACTCAACGACCGCGTGGTGTTTGATGAGTTTTACACAGAACTACGCACCAGCGGTGACACCAGCCTGCTGCCTGGCTACCCTGATGACCTGGAAGGCTTCTGGGCCAGTGGTCGCCTGCCTTACCTGCTTGAGGTAGAAGCCAATGTAGCCGGAGTAACCGAAGAGGTAACTCTTGTAAACATTCACGCGGTATCTAATAGCCGGGGACTTCAGAACCTTGCACGTCGTACCTATGATGTGCAGGTGCTTAAGGACACACTTGATACTTACTACGGTGACGATCAGGTAATTATCCTTGGTGACTACAATGATGATGTGGATGAGCCCGTACTTGATGAAGCCACTACGGAGCCTTCTCCTTATGAGATCTTTGTTAACGATCCGGACTATAAAGTGGTGACTAAGTCACTTAGTGAAGCTGGCCTCCGTACGTTTGTATTCCAGGATAACGTGATAGATCATATCACTATCAGCGATGAGCTGTACCCTGACTACATAGAGGGAAGTGAGCAGATACTCATACCTTTCAACCTGGTATTCAACTATGCTAATACCACCTCAGACCACATCCCTGTACTAACCCGCTTTGAGCTTATTGAGCCCCTGGAAGTTAGTATTGACGGAGACCTGATCGTGTATAGCGGGTATGGACCTGAAGAGTGTACCACCCTTACTGCCAATGTTACTGGCGGAAGAGGTGAGTACAGCTATAAATGGAGTAATGGAGATACCACTGCCAGCATTCAGGTTTGCCCTGAAACGACTACCACCTACACCCTTGTAGTAGAAGATGAGCGTGGTAATATCCAGGAGGTTTCGGTTACGGTATGTGCTATTGATGCAACCTGTGGCAATGGCCGTGGTAAGCAAAAACTCAACCTTTGCTGGAATATCAAAAACTTCCTGTATGTGCAGCTTTGTCTTCCTGAGCATCTGGCAGACTTCTTTATTAGCAGAGGTGCAAATATTGGTGCATGTTTTGCAGAAGAGCAGTGCAGTGGTGACCTTATGATGGCCCGTACCGGCGCCAGCGTGGATTACCTCGATATAGACAGTGAGCTAAGCATTACACCAAATCCGGTGTCAGGCAAAGCAGAAATTCAGTTTGTCGTCCTGGAAGAGGGTCGTACAACTATCTCGGTGCTTGGTTCCGATGGCCGGGTGGTGCGCACACTGCATGATGCTGCCGAAACCTTCGGTACAGTATCTACAGTAGAGCTACAGGCTGGAGACTACAAACCAGGTATCTATTTCGTACAGATGGCTACGTCATCAGGTGAAGTATTTACCAGTAAGTTTGTAGTAACCCGCTGA
- a CDS encoding ribose-phosphate diphosphokinase encodes MQQDFKLFATSHARQLGQTVASELGIELGKLHSETFSDGEVFVRYEESVRGMVVFLVAFASMPYSNLFELFMAIDAARRASAREVICLVPYLPHSRQERKDGQRVSIASRLVADLIQQAGANRMISIDMHANAIEGFYNIPFDHLGMGREFSAHISEQQLDNLCLCSPDFGGLKRIKNYKERMDCEIAVIHKERLRPNQVSHMEIIGMVEGRHVVIIDDMVDTAGTLCKASELIMETGAKSVRAYCTHGLLTGNALERIEKSPLEALIVSDTVYPLPESPKVKVITCGRLLAKAVRSLLSNQSLTAMNPEKL; translated from the coding sequence ATGCAGCAGGATTTTAAACTTTTCGCTACCTCACATGCCCGCCAGTTAGGCCAAACCGTCGCTTCTGAATTAGGCATTGAGCTGGGGAAACTCCATAGTGAAACGTTTAGTGATGGGGAGGTATTTGTGCGGTATGAGGAGTCCGTACGCGGCATGGTTGTGTTCCTGGTGGCTTTTGCCAGTATGCCCTATTCCAATCTTTTTGAGCTGTTTATGGCTATCGATGCGGCCCGCCGAGCCAGTGCAAGGGAGGTTATTTGCCTTGTGCCCTACCTGCCTCATAGCCGGCAGGAGCGTAAGGATGGTCAGCGTGTATCCATTGCCAGCCGCCTTGTGGCTGACCTGATCCAGCAAGCTGGTGCCAATCGCATGATTTCTATTGACATGCACGCCAATGCAATAGAAGGCTTCTATAACATTCCGTTTGATCACCTGGGTATGGGCCGCGAGTTTAGCGCACATATTTCTGAGCAGCAGCTTGATAACCTGTGCCTCTGCAGTCCCGATTTTGGAGGCTTAAAGCGTATAAAGAACTATAAGGAAAGAATGGATTGCGAAATTGCGGTAATCCATAAGGAAAGACTTAGACCTAATCAGGTTAGCCACATGGAGATCATCGGTATGGTAGAGGGACGTCATGTGGTTATTATTGATGATATGGTGGACACAGCAGGTACCCTGTGCAAGGCATCAGAACTAATTATGGAAACGGGTGCTAAGAGTGTAAGGGCCTACTGCACGCACGGGCTGCTTACCGGAAATGCCCTGGAACGAATAGAAAAAAGCCCCCTTGAAGCACTTATTGTCAGTGATACTGTATATCCCCTGCCTGAAAGCCCCAAGGTTAAGGTGATAACCTGTGGCCGTTTACTGGCGAAAGCCGTCAGAAGTTTGCTAAGCAACCAGAGCCTTACCGCTATGAATCCCGAAAAGCTGTAA